A region of Takifugu flavidus isolate HTHZ2018 chromosome 2, ASM371156v2, whole genome shotgun sequence DNA encodes the following proteins:
- the il17a/f2 gene encoding interleukin 17a/f2 yields MLRKMVLRSCGVVALLISCSALWGFAHSSSPKPPPPSPKCDTMVALSSQTSSLSEGAGAIHSRSLSPWKWRSTTVKNRIPTTLWEAQCTSRVSSGPRLGQPEVHNLNSVPIYQNILVLTRQNNSHCYTASFQMVAVGCTSVRATISHS; encoded by the exons ATGCTGAGGAAGATGGTGCTGAGAAGCTGCGGCGTGGTGGCTCTGCTG atcagttgcagtgcattgtggggaTTCGCCCACTCTTCCAGTCctaaacctcctcctccttctcctaaATGTGACACCATGGTGGCGTTGTCCTCGCAGACCTCCTCCTTGTCTGAAGGAGCTGGCGCCATCCACAGCCGCTCGCTGTCGCCATGGAAATGGAG GTCAACCACGGTCAAGAACCGCATCCCGACCACCCTGTGGGAAGCCCAGTGCACCAGCCGCGTctcctctggtcccagactTGGCCAGCCTGAAGTCCATAATCTGAACTCGGTTCCAATCTACCAGAATATCCTGGTTCTGACCCGGCAGAATAACAGTCACTGCTACACCGCGTCATTTCAAATGGTGGCTGTGGGCTGCACGAGTGTACGAGCCACGATCAGCCACAGCTAA